Proteins from a genomic interval of Gopherus evgoodei ecotype Sinaloan lineage chromosome 7, rGopEvg1_v1.p, whole genome shotgun sequence:
- the LOC115654451 gene encoding cellular nucleic acid-binding protein isoform X4, which yields MSSNECFKCGRTGHWARECPTGIGRGRGMRSRGRGFQFMSSSLPDICYRCGESGHLAKDCDLQEDACYNCGRGGHIAKDCKEPKREREQCCYNCGKPGHLARDCDHADEQKCYSCGEFGHIQKDCTKVKCYRCGETGHVAINCSKTSEVNCYRCGESGHLARECTIEATA from the exons ATGAGCAGCAACGAGTGCTTCAAGTGTGGACGTACTGGTCATTGGGCTCGGGAATGCCCTACTGGAATTGGCCGTGGCCGTGGGATGCGAAGCCGTGGCAGAG GCTTCCAGTTCATGTCTTCATCTCTCCCAGACATCTGTTACCGCTGTGGTGAGTCTGGCCATCTTGCCAAGGACTGTGATCTTCAGGAGGATG CCTGCTATAACTGCGGCAGAGGTGGCCATATTGCTAAGGACTGCAAGGAACcgaagagagagcgagagcagTGCTGCTACAACTGTGGCAAACCTGGCCATCTGGCTCGTGACTGTGACCATGCAGATGAGCAGAAGTGCTATTCTTGTGGGGAATTTGGACACATTCAAAAAGACTGCACCAAAGTTAAATGCTATAG gtGTGGTGAAACTGGGCATGTAGCCATCAACTGCAGCAAGACAAGTGAAGTCAACTGCTATCGCTGTGGCGAGTCAGGGCACCTTGCACGGGAATGCACAATTGAAGCTACAGCTTAA
- the LOC115654451 gene encoding cellular nucleic acid-binding protein isoform X2, translated as MSSNECFKCGRTGHWARECPTGIGRGRGMRSRGRGGFTSARGFQFMSSSLPDICYRCGESGHLAKDCDLQEDACYNCGRGGHIAKDCKEPKREREQCCYNCGKPGHLARDCDHADEQKCYSCGEFGHIQKDCTKVKCYRCGETGHVAINCSKTSEVNCYRCGESGHLARECTIEATA; from the exons ATGAGCAGCAACGAGTGCTTCAAGTGTGGACGTACTGGTCATTGGGCTCGGGAATGCCCTACTGGAATTGGCCGTGGCCGTGGGATGCGAAGCCGTGGCAGAGGTGGATTTACCTCCGCAAGAG GCTTCCAGTTCATGTCTTCATCTCTCCCAGACATCTGTTACCGCTGTGGTGAGTCTGGCCATCTTGCCAAGGACTGTGATCTTCAGGAGGATG CCTGCTATAACTGCGGCAGAGGTGGCCATATTGCTAAGGACTGCAAGGAACcgaagagagagcgagagcagTGCTGCTACAACTGTGGCAAACCTGGCCATCTGGCTCGTGACTGTGACCATGCAGATGAGCAGAAGTGCTATTCTTGTGGGGAATTTGGACACATTCAAAAAGACTGCACCAAAGTTAAATGCTATAG gtGTGGTGAAACTGGGCATGTAGCCATCAACTGCAGCAAGACAAGTGAAGTCAACTGCTATCGCTGTGGCGAGTCAGGGCACCTTGCACGGGAATGCACAATTGAAGCTACAGCTTAA
- the LOC115654451 gene encoding cellular nucleic acid-binding protein isoform X3 produces MSSNECFKCGRTGHWARECPTGIGRGRGMRSRGRGFQFMSSSLPDICYRCGESGHLAKDCDLQEDEACYNCGRGGHIAKDCKEPKREREQCCYNCGKPGHLARDCDHADEQKCYSCGEFGHIQKDCTKVKCYRCGETGHVAINCSKTSEVNCYRCGESGHLARECTIEATA; encoded by the exons ATGAGCAGCAACGAGTGCTTCAAGTGTGGACGTACTGGTCATTGGGCTCGGGAATGCCCTACTGGAATTGGCCGTGGCCGTGGGATGCGAAGCCGTGGCAGAG GCTTCCAGTTCATGTCTTCATCTCTCCCAGACATCTGTTACCGCTGTGGTGAGTCTGGCCATCTTGCCAAGGACTGTGATCTTCAGGAGGATG AAGCCTGCTATAACTGCGGCAGAGGTGGCCATATTGCTAAGGACTGCAAGGAACcgaagagagagcgagagcagTGCTGCTACAACTGTGGCAAACCTGGCCATCTGGCTCGTGACTGTGACCATGCAGATGAGCAGAAGTGCTATTCTTGTGGGGAATTTGGACACATTCAAAAAGACTGCACCAAAGTTAAATGCTATAG gtGTGGTGAAACTGGGCATGTAGCCATCAACTGCAGCAAGACAAGTGAAGTCAACTGCTATCGCTGTGGCGAGTCAGGGCACCTTGCACGGGAATGCACAATTGAAGCTACAGCTTAA
- the LOC115654451 gene encoding cellular nucleic acid-binding protein isoform X1: protein MSSNECFKCGRTGHWARECPTGIGRGRGMRSRGRGGFTSARGFQFMSSSLPDICYRCGESGHLAKDCDLQEDEACYNCGRGGHIAKDCKEPKREREQCCYNCGKPGHLARDCDHADEQKCYSCGEFGHIQKDCTKVKCYRCGETGHVAINCSKTSEVNCYRCGESGHLARECTIEATA, encoded by the exons ATGAGCAGCAACGAGTGCTTCAAGTGTGGACGTACTGGTCATTGGGCTCGGGAATGCCCTACTGGAATTGGCCGTGGCCGTGGGATGCGAAGCCGTGGCAGAGGTGGATTTACCTCCGCAAGAG GCTTCCAGTTCATGTCTTCATCTCTCCCAGACATCTGTTACCGCTGTGGTGAGTCTGGCCATCTTGCCAAGGACTGTGATCTTCAGGAGGATG AAGCCTGCTATAACTGCGGCAGAGGTGGCCATATTGCTAAGGACTGCAAGGAACcgaagagagagcgagagcagTGCTGCTACAACTGTGGCAAACCTGGCCATCTGGCTCGTGACTGTGACCATGCAGATGAGCAGAAGTGCTATTCTTGTGGGGAATTTGGACACATTCAAAAAGACTGCACCAAAGTTAAATGCTATAG gtGTGGTGAAACTGGGCATGTAGCCATCAACTGCAGCAAGACAAGTGAAGTCAACTGCTATCGCTGTGGCGAGTCAGGGCACCTTGCACGGGAATGCACAATTGAAGCTACAGCTTAA
- the LOC115654451 gene encoding cellular nucleic acid-binding protein isoform X5, which yields MSSNECFKCGRTGHWARECPTGIGRGRGMRSRGRGGFTSARGFQFMSSSLPDICYRCGESGHLAKDCDLQEDEACYNCGRGGHIAKDCKEPKREREQCCYNCGKPGHLARDCDHADEQKCYSCGEFGHIQKDCTKGVVKLGM from the exons ATGAGCAGCAACGAGTGCTTCAAGTGTGGACGTACTGGTCATTGGGCTCGGGAATGCCCTACTGGAATTGGCCGTGGCCGTGGGATGCGAAGCCGTGGCAGAGGTGGATTTACCTCCGCAAGAG GCTTCCAGTTCATGTCTTCATCTCTCCCAGACATCTGTTACCGCTGTGGTGAGTCTGGCCATCTTGCCAAGGACTGTGATCTTCAGGAGGATG AAGCCTGCTATAACTGCGGCAGAGGTGGCCATATTGCTAAGGACTGCAAGGAACcgaagagagagcgagagcagTGCTGCTACAACTGTGGCAAACCTGGCCATCTGGCTCGTGACTGTGACCATGCAGATGAGCAGAAGTGCTATTCTTGTGGGGAATTTGGACACATTCAAAAAGACTGCACCAAAG gtGTGGTGAAACTGGGCATGTAG